The following proteins are encoded in a genomic region of Oncorhynchus keta strain PuntledgeMale-10-30-2019 chromosome 35, Oket_V2, whole genome shotgun sequence:
- the LOC118368266 gene encoding E3 ubiquitin-protein ligase TRIM35-like: MAASFSLLEEDLSCTVCYQTFREPVILLCSHSFCKACLEESWSKQETQDCPVCRRSSRDQSPPNLTHVCETLLREREIKDTTGPTVEATEGPSQGENIIHRGLQGVCGLHSQRLQLFCLEDECLVCVECVSEHAGHSFCSLMKAAGQRREGLRPTLEALEEKMSAFCKAKLNCDKMAAHIGAQAQLAKKQIMNEFEKLHCFLREEEVERLAALKEEEEEKNKRIKERVKEISEMSSLSDTIRAVEEKLAVDDLLFLQHYKTMMERVRSATKDPQLGSGALINLAKHLGNLKFQVWEKMQGAVKYMPVVLEPNTAHPYLYPSEDLTSLRSEDKGQSLPDNPERFDSYRDILGSEGFTSGTHFWDVEV, encoded by the coding sequence ATGGCAGCCAGTTTCTCTCTCCTGGAAGAGGACCTGTCGTGTACAGTGTGCTATCAGACATTCAGGGAGCCAGTGATCCTGCTCTGCAGCCACAGCTTCTGCAAGGCCTGTCTGGAGGAGAGCTGGAGTAAACAGGAGACGCAGGACTGCCCAGTCTGCAGAAGGTCCTCCAGAGACCAGTCACCTCCCAACCTGACCCATGTCTGTGAGACtctactgagggagagggagattaAGGACACTACTGGGCCCACAGTGGAGGCGACAGAGGGGCCCTCACAGGGTGAAAACATCATCCACAGGGGGTTACAGGGTGTGTGTGGTTTACACTCCCAGAGGCTCCAACTCTTCTGCCTTGAGGATGaatgtctggtgtgtgtggagtgtgtgtcgGAGCATGCAGGCCACAGCTTCTGCTCTCTCATGAAGGCAGCaggccagaggagggaggggctCAGACCCACACTGGAGGCCTTGGAGGAGAAAATGTCTGCCTTCTGCAAAGCCAAGCTCAACTGTGACAAAATGGCTGCTCACATTGGGGCTCAGGCCCAGCTAGCAAAGAAGCAGATAATGAATGAGTTTGAGAAGCTACACTGCTTCctgagagaagaggaggtggagaggctaGCTGCgctgaaggaggaagaggaggagaagaataaaaGGATaaaggagagagtgaaggagataAGTGAGATGTCATCTCTGTCAGACACAATCAGAGCTGTGGAGGAGAAGCTGGCAGTGGATGATTTGTTGTTTCTGCAGCATTACAAGACTATGATGGAGAGAGTACGGAGTGCAACTAAGGACCCACAGCTGGGCTCAGGAGCACTGATCAACTTGGCCAAACACCTGGGCAATCTTAAGTTCCAGGTCTGGGAGAAGATGCAGGGGGCAGTGAAATACATGCCTGTAGTTCTAGAACCAAACACTGCACATCCCTATCTCTATCCATCTGAAGATCTGACCAGCCTACGATCTGAAGATAAAGGACAGAGTCTCCCAGACAACCCAGAGAGGTTTGATTCATACCGTGACATCCTGGGTTCAGAGGGGTTCACTTCAGGGACACACTTCTGGGATGTGGAAGTCTGA